A genomic region of Lytechinus pictus isolate F3 Inbred chromosome 2, Lp3.0, whole genome shotgun sequence contains the following coding sequences:
- the LOC129254712 gene encoding protein LIAT1-like isoform X1: protein MDEKPPPSRRSSGHSDKSKKSGKKKKKNSKHNKDRDRKRSPEETNSDSALETNRNRKTPDDRTNKKNGSLSRLSKSNSSKSLSSVSIGTRKSISSSGSEIRSQNEYLEKCVSDIFERHRQPSALSMQRSDSGSSRATTEDGRGSSELESEVDNVSAKIDESLRWDNPCSNPEEEKERIRMYKVNRRKRYLMDVVKHRRDKEGVLKFAVELASLDPGS from the exons ATGGATGAAAAGCCACCACCAAGTAGAAGGTCATCCGGACACAGTGATAAATCGAAGAAATCtggtaaaaagaagaagaaaaacagcaAGCACAACAAAGATCGCGATCGCAAACGAAGTCCGGAGGAAACAAATTCTGACAGTGCATTGGAAACAA ATCGGAATCGAAAGACCCCAGACGACCGCACCAATAAGAAAAACGGTTCGCTTTCTCGTCTTTCAAAATCAAACAGCAGCAAGTCTTTGTCTTCGGTTTCCATCGGGACGAGGAAAAGTATCAGCAGCAGTGGATCGGAAATCCGATCGCAGAACGAATACCTTGAGAAATGTGTCTCGGACATTTTCGAGAGACATCGGCAACCGTCGGCGCTGTCCATGCAGAGGAGTGACAGCGGGAGCTCACGGGCGACCACCGAAGATGGTCGGGGATCTTCGGAACTGGAGAGCGAGGTCGACAATGTTTCCGCAAAAATCGACGAGAGTTTGAGATGGGACAATCCGTGTTCGAACCccgaggaagaaaaagaaaggatcCGAATGTACAAGGTAAATCGAAGGAAAAGATATCTAATGGACGTTGTAAAGCATAGACGGGATAAGGAAGGTGTTCTGAAATTTGCTGTAGAACTTGCGTCATTGGATCCCGGAAGTTAG
- the LOC129254712 gene encoding protein LIAT1-like isoform X2 — MVTTMMSKEDDAEPLQLPVIDHDFLVALPKTTEGSSPQPSPSCELNGSSRSTIDYQNRNRKTPDDRTNKKNGSLSRLSKSNSSKSLSSVSIGTRKSISSSGSEIRSQNEYLEKCVSDIFERHRQPSALSMQRSDSGSSRATTEDGRGSSELESEVDNVSAKIDESLRWDNPCSNPEEEKERIRMYKVNRRKRYLMDVVKHRRDKEGVLKFAVELASLDPGS, encoded by the exons ATGGTTACGACGATGATGTCGAAAGAAGACGATGCGGAGCCGCTACAGCTCCCTGTCATTGACCATGATTTCTTGGTTGCTCTACCAAAGACAACTGAGGGATCGAGTCCACAACCAAGCCCATCCTGTGAATTGAATGGCTCCTCTCGTTCTACAATTGATTATCAAA ATCGGAATCGAAAGACCCCAGACGACCGCACCAATAAGAAAAACGGTTCGCTTTCTCGTCTTTCAAAATCAAACAGCAGCAAGTCTTTGTCTTCGGTTTCCATCGGGACGAGGAAAAGTATCAGCAGCAGTGGATCGGAAATCCGATCGCAGAACGAATACCTTGAGAAATGTGTCTCGGACATTTTCGAGAGACATCGGCAACCGTCGGCGCTGTCCATGCAGAGGAGTGACAGCGGGAGCTCACGGGCGACCACCGAAGATGGTCGGGGATCTTCGGAACTGGAGAGCGAGGTCGACAATGTTTCCGCAAAAATCGACGAGAGTTTGAGATGGGACAATCCGTGTTCGAACCccgaggaagaaaaagaaaggatcCGAATGTACAAGGTAAATCGAAGGAAAAGATATCTAATGGACGTTGTAAAGCATAGACGGGATAAGGAAGGTGTTCTGAAATTTGCTGTAGAACTTGCGTCATTGGATCCCGGAAGTTAG
- the LOC129254711 gene encoding actin-related protein 2/3 complex subunit 3-B-like isoform X2, translating into MPAYHSQLSTNMKIGNLALLPLNTKYRGPAPPGTGENDIVDEALFYFKANVFFKNYEIKGDSDRVLIYLTLYITECLKKLQRCSSTTDAQKEMASLAIAKFSIPGEAGFPLNAMYQKPTNRGEEDQMRAYVQQLRQETGLRLVEKVMDPQTNKPSKFWMCFVKRKFMDRSLSGPGQ; encoded by the exons ATGCCG GCCTATCACTCACAGTTGAGTACCAATATGAAGATTGGAAACCTGGCCCTTCTACCTCTCAATACCAAGTACAGAGGACCAGCACCACCTGGCA CTGGAGAGAATGACATCGTTGATGAAGCCCTTTTCTATTTCAAGGCAAAcgttttcttcaaaaattatgaaataaag ggtgatTCTGATAGGGTACTCATCTACCTCACATTGTACATCACAGAGTGCCTAAAGAAATTACAAAGG TGTTCCTCTACAACTGATGCTCAAAAAGAGATGGCCTCTCTAGCTATTGCAAAGTTCAGCATTCCAGGAGAAGCAGGCTTCCCCCTCAACGCCATGTATCAAAAACCAACCAACAGGGGAGAAGAAG ACCAAATGAGGGCCTACGTACAGCAGCTGAGACAGGAAACCGGCCTGCGCCTGGTGGAGAAGGTGATGGATCCACAAACCAACAAACCAAGCAAATTCTGGATGTGCTTTGTCAAGAGAAAATTCATGGATCGCAGCCTCTCTGGCCCTGGGCAATGA
- the LOC129254711 gene encoding actin-related protein 2/3 complex subunit 3-like isoform X1 produces MKSMSKLLCHIQAYHSQLSTNMKIGNLALLPLNTKYRGPAPPGTGENDIVDEALFYFKANVFFKNYEIKGDSDRVLIYLTLYITECLKKLQRCSSTTDAQKEMASLAIAKFSIPGEAGFPLNAMYQKPTNRGEEDQMRAYVQQLRQETGLRLVEKVMDPQTNKPSKFWMCFVKRKFMDRSLSGPGQ; encoded by the exons ATGAAATCAATGTCCAAATTGCTTTGTCATATCCAGGCCTATCACTCACAGTTGAGTACCAATATGAAGATTGGAAACCTGGCCCTTCTACCTCTCAATACCAAGTACAGAGGACCAGCACCACCTGGCA CTGGAGAGAATGACATCGTTGATGAAGCCCTTTTCTATTTCAAGGCAAAcgttttcttcaaaaattatgaaataaag ggtgatTCTGATAGGGTACTCATCTACCTCACATTGTACATCACAGAGTGCCTAAAGAAATTACAAAGG TGTTCCTCTACAACTGATGCTCAAAAAGAGATGGCCTCTCTAGCTATTGCAAAGTTCAGCATTCCAGGAGAAGCAGGCTTCCCCCTCAACGCCATGTATCAAAAACCAACCAACAGGGGAGAAGAAG ACCAAATGAGGGCCTACGTACAGCAGCTGAGACAGGAAACCGGCCTGCGCCTGGTGGAGAAGGTGATGGATCCACAAACCAACAAACCAAGCAAATTCTGGATGTGCTTTGTCAAGAGAAAATTCATGGATCGCAGCCTCTCTGGCCCTGGGCAATGA